A window from Mytilus galloprovincialis chromosome 8, xbMytGall1.hap1.1, whole genome shotgun sequence encodes these proteins:
- the LOC143042826 gene encoding fibrinogen C domain-containing protein 1-like: MMSKQNKFAKDINSLSTMDNKLKKQIEKMKEKQKLTESKLLLVETEIERFTEKAKGIQMKDCNDANRTIHKSGVYHIYPSEAPGYKVYCDMDTDDGGWTVFQYRSGGLVSFHTKLWKDYKNGFGEVSGEHWLGNDRVHQLTRLGNNVLRIYLEDWEGNSHYAVFNIFSLGDEVSNYSLSYGSYSGNAGNSLANNMKYTTADRQNDGRQKGKNCAFNHYGGPWWYPTDCGYSDLNGEYVNGGKGLSAGKGVIWNGWRGFSYSMKVTKMMIRKK; encoded by the exons ATGATGTCAAAACAGAACAAATTTGCAAAAGACATCAATTCGTTGTCTACAATGGACAATAAGCTGAAGAAACAAATtgagaaaatgaaagaaaaacagaaGTTAACAGAATCAAAATTATTGTTAGTTGAAACAGAGATTGAAAGATTCACTGAGAAAGCTAAAG GAATTCAAATGAAAGACTGCAACGACGCCAACAGAACGATACATAAAAGTGGGGTTTATCATATCTATCCTAGTGAAGCCCCAGGATATAAGGTGTATTGTGATATGGATACCGACGACGGAGGATGGACG GTATTTCAATATCGATCTGGTGGACTTGTTAGTTTTCATACGAAACTTTGGAAAGACTACAAAAATGGATTTGGCGAAGTCAGTGGAGAACATtggttag GGAATGACCGAGTTCATCAATTGACTAGATTGGGAAACAACGTTCTTAGAATATATCTTGAAGACTGGGAGGGAAACAGTCATTATgctgtttttaatattttctctCTCGGTGATGAAGTCTCAAACTATAGTTTGTCATATGGATCGTACAGTGGTAATGCAG GAAACAGTTTGGctaataatatgaaatatacaacaGCAGACAGACAAAATGACGGTCGTCAGAAGGGAAAGAACTGTGCATTTAATCACTATGGAGGACCGTGGTGGTATCCCACTGATTGTGGTTATTCCGATCTTAATGGAGAGTATGTGAATGGTGGTAAAGGTTTATCAGCTGGAAAGGGTGTGATTTGGAATGGATGGAGGGGATTTTCCTACTCAATGAAAGTAACAAAAATGATGATAcggaagaaataa